One Anopheles marshallii chromosome 3, idAnoMarsDA_429_01, whole genome shotgun sequence genomic region harbors:
- the LOC128715364 gene encoding uncharacterized protein LOC128715364, which yields MASGCKHQGLARSLLLAVLCCCATFRWNCVVADPFFYPSSQYYYGTGSAIRPSANGYGYYQQPTTAESQNVAVYSGNPNYYGVPGYEDHWTTGSRNVWNDPYLRWKWNNYYNGYYYPYPTGGGGGSGWKRNDGAAYYNGKRREDSVQPPDTKPETTTTRRPRKKKLFVPNVWG from the exons ATGGCTTCAGGGTGCAAACATCAAGGTTTGGCGAGATCGTTGTTGCTGGCTGTGCTGTGCTGCTGTGCCACTTTCCGGTGGAATTGTGTCGTGGCAGATCCATTTTTTTATCCATCGTCACAGTATTACTACGGCACCGGTTCAGCCATACG ACCGTCGGCAAATGGCTACGGTTATTATCAGCAACCAACCACTGCTGAATCACAAAATGTAGCCGTTTATAGTGGTAATCCCAACTATTACGGTGTGCCTGGTTATGAGGATCACTGGACAACGGGTTCTAGAAATGTCTGGAACGATCCTTACCTTCGATGGAAGTGGAACAACTATTACAATGGTTACTACTATCCCTACCCGACTGGGGGTGGAGGTGGTAGTGGATGGAAACGAAACGATGGTGCAGCATACTATAACGGCAAAAG GCGGGAAGATTCCGTGCAACCGCCAGACACTAAACCGGAAACGACTACAACACGGCGtccaaggaagaaaaaactctTCGTACCGAATGTTTGGGGCTAA
- the LOC128716340 gene encoding proteasome subunit alpha type-7-1: MSSRYDRAITVFSPDGHLLQVEYAQEAVRKGSTAIGVRGKDVVVLGVEKKSVAKLQEERTVRKICLLDHHVVMAFAGLTADARVLINRAQVQCQSHKLSEEDPVTLEYITRYIAELKQKHTQSNGRRPFGISCLIGGFDYDGVPHLYKTEPSGVYCEWKANATGRSAKTVREFLEEHYSPAAVSTEEGTITLAIRALLEVVQSGQKSLEVAVMRRDEPMKMLDAQTIEEYVKKIELAKEEEAEKKKAKK, translated from the coding sequence ATGTCGTCGAGATACGATCGCGCTATTACCGTCTTTTCACCGGACGGCCACTTGCTGCAGGTAGAGTACGCCCAAGAAGCGGTCCGCAAAGGATCGACCGCAATCGGAGTGCGCGGTAAGGATGTTGTGGTGCTCGGCGTAGAAAAGAAATCTGTCGCCAAACTGCAGGAAGAACGTACCGTCCGGAAGATTTGTCTGCTGGACCATCATGTCGTGATGGCATTTGCTGGCCTAACGGCCGACGCTCGTGTACTGATCAACCGCGCCCAGGTACAGTGCCAGTCACACAAACTCTCGGAGGAAGATCCCGTTACGCTGGAGTACATCACCCGCTACATTGCTGAGCTGAAGCAGAAACACACGCAGAGCAACGGACGTCGTCCTTTTGGCATTTCCTGCCTGATCGGTGGCTTCGACTATGACGGCGTACCGCATCTATACAAAACGGAACCATCCGGTGTGTACTGCGAGTGGAAGGCCAACGCTACGGGCCGCTCGGCGAAGACGGTGCGCGAATTCCTAGAGGAGCACTATTCTCCGGCCGCGGTCAGTACAGAGGAGGGAACGATCACGCTAGCAATACGGGCCCTGCTTGAGGTGGTGCAGTCTGGACAGAAAAGCCTAGAGGTTGCGGTAATGAGACGCGACGAACCGATGAAGATGCTGGACGCTCAAACGATTGAAGAGTACGTGAAAAAGATTGAACTAGCGAAGGAGGAGGAGGCAGAGAAGAAAAAGGCGAAGAAGTGA
- the LOC128713769 gene encoding MIP18 family protein galla-2 — protein sequence MAELENINPNVYKKCEDRKLTKDDEDEDVVDPFDEREIFDLIRNINDPEHPLTLEELHVLEQSLITVDNEKSTVHILFTPTIPHCSMATLIGLSIRVKLLRALPPRFKVSVEINPGTHASEHAVNKQLTDKERVAAALENTHLMEVINQCIGMPLK from the exons ATGGCAGAGTTGGAAAATATTAATCCAAATGTGTACAAAAAGTGTGAAGATCGAAAGTTAACGAAGGACGATGAGGACGAGGATGTGGTGGATCCGTTCGATGAGCGAGAAATTTTCG ATCTGATACGAAACATTAACGATCCGGAACATCCCCTAACTCTTGAGGAACTGCATGTCCTGGAGCAAAGTCTAATCACGGTGGATAATGAGAAAAGCACTGTTCATATCCTGTTCACACCGACGATCCCACACTGTAGCATGGCAACGCTGATTGGATTATCGATTCGCGTCAAGCTTCTTCGAGCATTGCCTCCTCGATTTAAGGTGTCGGTAGAAATTAATCCAGGCACACATGCTTCCGAGCACGCCGTCAATAAGCAGCTGACCGATAAGGAACGTGTGGCGGCCGCACTGGAAAACACACATCTGATGGAAGTTATCAATCAGTGTATCGGAATGCCGTTGAAATAA
- the LOC128713763 gene encoding mitochondrial inner membrane protein OXA1L, which produces MLSRACRLMSKNSLNGRAVCVQEALAANCYQRTRDYHIASGNVGLHRSATKPSTLLNTKFSTITPITTTVLVRNLSTADGDKTALLDTIPEPPAIPQAAPEIADIVSGTEPAFATLGLGGWTPVGIVQNCMEFLHIGLDLPWWGCIAIGTVVVRTVLFPLVIASQRNAAKMNNHMPQLQVLQMKMTEARQAGNAIDSARYGQEMVLFMKEKKLNPLKNMLVPLAQAPIFISFFMGLREMANTPVESMRDGGLFWFTDLTICDQFYALPIITSATLFLTIELGTDSARMSAANMQTAKYILRALPLFIFPFTINFPGAILCYWACSNFFSLLQVGFLRIPKVRDFFKIDRIVTHRPETLPIKKKGFTEGIKESWTNMKISKELEERARVDEIRFQKAGKGPLVKTYKYDPTAPRTGAPNAVNAKKR; this is translated from the exons ATGCTGTCCCGGGCGTGTAGACTTATGTCGAAGAATTCTCTCAATGGGAGAGCTGTTTGTGTGCAG GAAGCATTGGCAGCAAACTGCTACCAACGAACGCGAGATTATCACATTGCGTCGGGAAATGTCGGTTTGCATAGGTCAGCTACCAAACCATCCACATTGTTAAATACGAAATTCTCCACCATTACACCGATTACGACTACAGTGTTGGTGAGAAATCTCAGCACAGCAGATGGAGATAAAACGGCCCTGCTGGACACTATCCCGGAACCACCAGCGATTCCACAAGCTGCACCGGAGATTGCCGACATCGTATCCGGTACGGAACCAGCTTTTGCCACCCTTGGTTTGGGTGGCTGGACGCCGGTCGGTATTGTGCAAAACTGTATGGAATTCCTGCACATTGGGCTCGACCTACCGTGGTGGGGTTGTATAGCAATCGGAACGGTTGTCGTACGAACGGTGCTGTTCCCGCTGGTCATTGCATCACAGCGCAATGCGGCTAAAATGAACAACCACATGCCCCAGCTGCAGGTGCTGCAGATGAAAATGACCGAAGCCCGCCAAGCAGGGAATGCCATCGATTCGGCACGCTACGGTCAGGAAATGGTACTGTTCATGAAGGAGAAAAAGCTGAACCCACTGAAAAACATGCTGGTACCACTCGCTCAGGCACCGATCTTCATTTCCTTCTTCATGGGACTGCGTGAAATGGCAAACACGCCAGTCGAATCTATGCGCGATGGCGGATTGTTTTGGTTTACGGATTTAACGATTTGTGATCAATTCTATGCGCTACCGATCATCACCAGCGCTACACTGTTTCTAACGATTGAGCTGGGTACGGATAGTGCACGAATGTCGGCAGCAAATATGCAAACGGCCAAGTACATCCTGCGTGCACTGCCGTTATTTATCTTCCCGTTCACCATTAACTTCCCGGGCGCGATCCTGTGCTATTGGGCGTGCAGTAACTTCTTCTCCCTGCTTCAAGTCGGCTTTCTGCGGATACCGAAAGTGCGAGATTTCTTCAAAATCGATCGTATCGTTACACACAGGCCAGAGACGCTTCCCATCAAAAAGAAGGGATTCACAGAAGGCATCAAGGAAT CCTGGACGAACATGAAAATAAGCAAAGAGCTAGAAGAACGTGCCCGGGTCGATGAGATTCGTTTCCAAAAGGCTGGCAAAGGCCCTTTGGTGAAGACGTACAAATACGATCCCACTGCCCCGCGAACAGGCGCGCCCAATGCGGTTAATGCGAAGAAACGGTAA
- the LOC128715092 gene encoding probable serine/threonine-protein kinase cdc7, with protein sequence MLYKITLTHFVCAAIVLNVVHSAPSQTNRETLPHRHEDRLLATNLPASSLSHSNDPERTVHNGDASHDNQQNGSSRMKRAIIFRPLFVYRQQEIKKQKLNEMRQQQQQQIQQQQQNVASAACAACQHYQQSTRQPVRYYAQQYPYQRW encoded by the exons ATGTTGTACAAAATTACT CTCACTCACTTCGTTTGTGCGGCTATCGTACTAAATGTCGTTCATAGTGCACCGAGTCAAACAAACAGGGAAACATTACCACACCGACATGAAGATCGGTTGCTAGCTACGAATCTTCCTGCCAGCTCTTTAAGCCATTCGAACGATCCCGAACGAACGGTCCACAATGGAGACGCATCACACGATAATCAGCAAAATGGATCATCGCGTATGAAACGGGCAATCATCTTTAGGCCACTGTTCGTTTACCGACAGCAGGAgattaaaaagcaaaaattgaatgaaatgcgacaacagcagcaacagcagattcaacaacagcaacaaaatgtaGCGTCTGCTGCGTGTGCTGCTTGCCAACATTATCAGCAGTCCACCAGACAGCCGGTACGATATTATGCACAGCAATATCCGTACCAGCGGTGGTAG
- the LOC128714576 gene encoding UPF0605 protein CG18335-like translates to MSLPNIGRVSTPQPHFMPGYTGYCPQYMYRIGNTYSSLTHRLLIDPTVAHSEKLILSDRTNDEYSIERQPVATQLDEEDRRREDDDQRDTIYHHTPMPGYEGYIPRTKDKFGKRYAVTTTEGLSEFERDCQRTRAQLKRLRHRVAQPISTISKGSLGERMLRLNDYEIPLRLVRPDALSVVKEVPMENLPPLPGLPYFSRDTPPMALPNEHPEKWIKLGYTGHKPFLWPRFGEANVPLTSKALCDFTNSYNHRRSTDWEPITLAGAGTTQPSARVNEIYHKTIGLLPNYQGHVPGAMFRFGKTFGNDSKDAKKYLKRC, encoded by the exons ATGTCACTACCCAATATAGGTCGTGTTTCAACACCTCAGCCACATTTTATGCCTGG CTATACAGGATATTGTCCGCAGTACATGTATCGGATCGGTAATACATACTCATCACTCACGCATCGATTATTGATCGATCCGACGGTGGCCCACTCGGAAAAGCTGATCCTTTCCGATCGAACAAATGATGAGTATTCG ATCGAACGACAACCCGTTGCTACACAGCTGGACGAGGAAGATCGACGCCGGGAGGATGATGATCAGCGGGACACGATCTACCATCACACGCCGATGCCCGGTTACGAGGGTTACATACCGAGGACGAAGGATAAATTTGGCAAACGGTATGCCGTCACCACTACGGAAGGTTTGTCCGAGTTTGAGCGCGACTGTCAGCGAACGCGGGCCCAGCTGAAACGATTGCGCCATCGTGTTGCACAACCAATCTCAACCATCTCCAAAGGAAGTCTCGGCGAACGGATG CTTCGACTGAACGATTATGAGATTCCGCTCCGATTGGTGCGTCCCGATGCGCTCAGCGTGGTGAAGGAGGTACCGATGGAAAATTTACCACCACTGCCCGGTTTACCTTACTTTTCCCGCGATACACCACCGATGGCACTGCCGAACGAACATCCGGAAAAGTGGATCAAACTAG GATACACTGGACACAAACCGTTCCTTTGGCCAAGATTCGGAGAAGCGAACGTACCGCTTACGTCGAAAGCGCTCTGTGATTTTACCAACAGTTACAATCACCGACGGAGCACCGACTGGGAGCCGATAACATTGGCCGGTGCCGGAACGACGCAACCATCGGCGAGGGTGAATGAAATCTATCACAAAacgattggtcttctgcctaaCTATCAAGGGCACGTTCCTGGAGCTATGTTTAG GTTTGGGAAAACCTTCGGCAACGATAGCAAGGATGCGAAGAAGTATCTAAAGCGATgctga
- the LOC128713149 gene encoding NADPH:adrenodoxin oxidoreductase, mitochondrial, with protein MFRKIFPTTNVVKVAQRCIHRNVSTTVRPRICIVGAGPAGFYTAQYILKHLDNSDIDIVEKLPVPFGLVRYGVAPDHPEVKNVINTFTKTAENPRVRFLGNLCLGKDFTLEELRERYHAVLLTYGAEQDNTLNIPNETLQNVLSAREFVAWYNGLPGFENLNPDLSGKSMTLLGQGNVAVDVARIVLSSVDDLKKTDITEYALDTLSRSRIDTVHLVGRRGPLQAAFTIKELREMLKLSNCVTKWRVDDFDNVEESIPNLPRPRKRITELMVKSLSEQQQNKTPHSERCFLPTFFRSPVNFVGTDKVEAVEYVVNKLVEGRALPTDQRETIATDLVCRSIGYRAVSVDNHINFDDRKGCVFNAGGRVLKQNLTGSDQTIDDIEDKYEIGLYASGWLATGPTGVILTTMNNSFGVADTVCRDFNSNTIRLKGSRPGLDLSGRTYVSWNGWKAIDGEEVRLGVAKGKPREKLTCVKTMLQIASNASY; from the exons atgttTCGTAAAATATTTCCCACAACGAATGTGGTGAAAGTTGCTCAAAGATGTATCCATAGAAATGTTAGCACTACAGTACGGCCGCGAATCTGCATCGTAGGGGCTGGCCCAGCTGGCTTCTACACTGCCCAGTACATCCTGAAACATCTGGACAACTCTGATATCGATATTGTAGAAAAACTGCCGGTTCCTTTTGGATTGGTGAG GTACGGTGTAGCACCAGACCATCCGGAGGTGAAAAATGTTATCAATACATTCACCAAAACAGCTGAAAATCCTCGTGTACGATTTCTTGGAAATTTGTGTTTGGGAAAGGATTTCACACTTGAAGAACTGCGGGAACGATATCACGCTGTGCTACTT ACCTATGGGGCAGAACAAGACAATACGTTGAACATTCCAAACGAAACCCTGCAAAATGTACTCTCGGCACGAGAGTTCGTCGCTTGGTATAATGGGTTGCCCGGGTTTGAGAACTTAAATCCTGACCTTAGCGGTAAATCTATGACCTTATTAGGGCAGGGAAATGTAGCTGTCGACGTAGCACGGATCGTCCTGTCCagtgtggacgatctaaaa AAAACTGATATTACTGAGTATGCTCTGGATACTCTTTCGCGAAGTCGTATCGATACTGTTCATCTCGTTGGACGAAGAGGTCCTTTACAGGCAGCATTCACGATTAAGGAACTGCGGGAAATGTTGAAACTCTCCAATTGCGTCACGAAATGGCGGGTTGATGATTTCGATA ATGTAGAAGAATCCATACCAAATCTACCTCGTCCTAGGAAACGTATCACTGAACTGATGGTGAAAAGTTTATCAGAACAGCAACAGAATAAAACTCCCCACTCGGAACGATGCTTTCTACCAACATTCTTCCGTTCGCCGGTTAATTTCGTTGGCACCGACAAGGTAGAAGCTGTAGAGTATGTCGTCAATAAGCTGGTTGAGGGTAGAGCCCTTCCAACCGATCAGCGGGAAACGATAGCGACGGATCTTGTGTGTCGTAGCATCGGATACCGTGCCGTGAGCGTGGACAATCATATCAATTTTGACGATCGCAAAGGTTGTGTTTTCAATGCTGGAG GGcgtgttttaaaacaaaatctcacGGGAAGTGACCAAACAATTGACGACATTGAAGATAAGTACGAAATTGGCCTGTACGCATCTGGGTGGCTTGCAACTGGGCCGACGGGCGTAATTCTTACGACGATGAATAATTCCTTCGGCGTTGCCGATACGGTGTGTCGTGATTTCAATAGCAACACCATACGTTTAAAGGGTTCGCGACCCGGACTAGACCTTTCCGGTCGTACCTATGTCAGCTGGAACGGATGGAAAGCCATTGATGGCGAAGAAGTTAGACTTGGtgttgcaaaaggaaaaccacgAGAAAAGCTTACCTGCGTTAAAACTATGCTGCAGATTGCATCAAATGCAAGCTATTAA
- the LOC128713510 gene encoding probable aminoacyl tRNA synthase complex-interacting multifunctional protein 2, which yields MYSLKPVMSPNVVCEVPSCMYTLKPVCTAAFDPKAFTNNKIGGAGVTVDPMSIEIDNLLQKAENDELRMLAERQQRVLQQLAELKNEILSLRTELKLNAKSPAQPSTSLKSEAELKAEPINLTYLQDFVVNASPEYVPYSLLALKNLWKNRLNLHVECFTHSTVPKLSDEALTFQSAITNSESTASNLPQIKVTLIWKNVGAYTEMITSPTSYVPICGEVNILRYLSRCGPSEFNYEQQDNVDEVDSILDSCYLLLNKQNIKQRQQILRTLGSKLGKAAGFGGGELSLCDIAFTSAVKQVQRTIAKDINPNMAKCMGRVATVVGL from the exons ATGTATTCCCTAAAACCGGTGATGAGCCCGAACGTCGTGTGCGAGGTTCCTTCCTGCATGTACACCCTGAAGCCGGTCTGTACGGCTGCATTCGATCCGAAAGCGTTCACCAATAACAAGATTGGAGGTGCCGGAGTTACCGTCGATCCGATGTCGATCGAAATTGATAATTTACTGCAAAAG GCAGAGAACGACGAGCTGAGAATGTTGGCAGAAAGACAGCAACGTGTCTTGCAGCAGCTAGCGGAACTGAAGAATGAGATATTATCATTGCGCACCGAACTGAAACTAAACGCTAAATCACCTGCACAACCGTCCACTTCGCTCAAGTCTGAAGCTGAATTGAAGGCAGAGCCCATTAAT cTCACCTATCTGCAGGATTTCGTGGTAAATGCTAGTCCCGAATACGTTCCCTACAGCTTGCTGGCGCTCAAGAATTTGTGGAAGAATAGGCTTAATTTGCATGTGGAATGCTTCACCCATTCTACTGTACCAAAGTTGAGTGACGAAGCGCTAACTTTCCAAAGTGCTATTACAAACAGCGAATCGACGGCATCCAACCTTCCGCAGATCAAAGTGACGTTAATTTGGAAGAACG TTGGAGCGTACACGGAAATGATTACATCACCCACGTCCTACGTACCGATTTGTGGTGAGGTGAACATCCTTCGCTACCTGTCACGCTGTGGTCCGAGCGAGTTCAACTATGAACAGCAGGACAACGTGGATGAGGTTGACTCCATCCTGGATTCGTGCTATCTGCTGCtcaacaagcaaaacattaaGCAGCGTCAACAGATCCTACGAACGCTTGGTTCCAAGCTGGGCAAAGCTGCCGGATTTGGTGGTGGAGAGCTGTCCCTGTGCGACATTGCGTTTACCAGCGCAGTTAAACAGGTGCAGCGCACGATTGCGAAAGATATCAACCCGAACATGGCAAAATGTATGGGACGAGTCGCGACTGTGGTGGGTCTGTAA
- the LOC128713150 gene encoding LOW QUALITY PROTEIN: protein singed wings 2 (The sequence of the model RefSeq protein was modified relative to this genomic sequence to represent the inferred CDS: deleted 1 base in 1 codon) produces MKHERKPDGGTNAIVSRHINHSAPRRFDSHLTFIDKQNCLLSQFKLTRTFHFPRYRYSILLTTPVSAQLPLSLQNLVVENVAIGECAFRPPASAQQQAVSPPGNPSNHNSNRPACFFTPPNRTVCFRGIEMKRFQTGGKFNLTRWLILCDWPLKTFDPLILSRLVPRIERLAITGRVLQRLVHDFPALSYLRMVNITGTRLNHTGVNAFYELERLQVLNLRGNELEQIQPYRFRSGHVEVYLQGNLWNCTNDMIWLLKEQSRQYVDKPTLVCKDWKYTGRPVLTAMEYKRVVRESCLHEEIWNCSCHVSYLRLSDNGLSFHPMIMVNCSDRGFYQLPQYLPGNTTVLHIARNKLQTVDSLTTNEHYQSVQDIYLDENRITTIDILEDTIWLDNFRILSIRGNRLNRIRVYSVEHAIERNPAVGKLYLSNNPWRCGCRFAIRFQRFLRKHESLVADSRNITCYFINDDDGRKQYLPVMTVTPNDICRPSEHNTAAFYNTLSIIFASLIVLIFTKLAYDYYHYRKYGKLPWLIMKMP; encoded by the exons ATGAAACACGAGCGCAAACCCGATGGTGGCACGAACG CGATTGTTAGCCGACATATCAACCATTCGGCACCGCGCCGATTCGATTCCCACTTAACATTCATTGATAAACAAAACTGCCTACTGTCCCAATTTAAACTCACTCgcaca ttccattttccccgcTACCGTTACAGCATTCTTCTAACGACCCCAGTTAGCGCCCAGCTCCCACTCAGTCTGCAGAATCTCGTCGTTGAGAATGTTGCCATCGGAGAGTGTGCTTTCCGACCGCCAGCATCGGCCCAACAGCAAGCCGTATCCCCTCCGGGCAACCCGTCCAACCACAACAGCAACCGTCCCGCGTGCTTCTTCACACCACCGAACCGTACGGTGTGCTTCCGtggaattgaaatgaaacGGTTCCAGACCGGAGGCAAATTTAATCTCACGCGTTGGCTGATACTGTGCGATTGGCCACTGAAAACGTTCGACCCGCTTATATTAAGTCGATTAGTGCCACGTATCGAAAGGTTAGCGATAACGGGACGCGTACTACAACGACTGGTACATGATTTTCCCGCCCTGTCGTATCTGCGGATGGTCAACATCACCGGCACCCGATTGAACCATACCGGTGTGAACGCATTCTACGAACTGGAACGATTACAGGTGCTCAACCTGCGAGGGAACGAGCTGGAACAGATACAACCGTACCGCTTCCGGAGCGGACACGTGGAGGTCTATTTGCAGG GTAATCTATGGAACTGCACCAACGACATGATATGGTTGCTGAAGGAACAATCACGCCAATACGTGGACAAACCGACACTCGTGTGCAAAGATTGGAAGTACACTGGGCGGCCTGTCCTTACCGCCATGGAGTACAAGCGCGTCGTCCGGGAAAGTTGTCTGCATGAAGAAATCTGGAACTGTAGCTGTCACGTGTCCTATCTGCGGTTGAGTGATAATGGACTATCCTTCCATCCCATGATCATGGTTAATTGTAGCGATCGAGGATTCTATCAACTACCACAGTATCTGCCAGGGAATACAACCGTACTGCATATAGCACGCAATAAGCTGCAAACAGTCGACAGTTTAACAACGAACGAACATTACCAAAGCGTGCAGGATATCTACCTGGATGAAAATCGGATCACCACGATCGACATCCTGGAGGACACGATATGGTTGGATAATTTCCGTATCCTTAGCATACGCGGCAACCGACTGAATCGG ATACGCGTGTACAGTGTCGAGCATGCGATAGAGCGGAATCCGGCCGTGGGGAAGCTCTACCTTTCCAACAATCCGTGGCGATGCGGGTGTCGCTTCGCGATACGATTCCAGCGATTTTTGCGCAAGCACGAATCGTTGGTTGCGGACTCCCGCAACATTACCTGTTACTTCATCAACGACGATGATGGCCGAAAACAGTACCTTCCGGTGATGACGGTTACACCCAACGATATATGCCGACCGTCGGAGCACAATACCGCCGCATTCTACAATACGCTCAGTATTATCTTCGCATCACTCATTGTACTTATATTCACGAAATTAGCGTACGATTACTATCACTATCGCAAGTATGGTAAACTGCCATGGTTAATTATGAAGATGCCCTGA
- the LOC128715082 gene encoding uncharacterized protein LOC128715082, whose amino-acid sequence MRTVTQLVALVGVTLVLLLVFTEVAASSPLSLNSPDIQTRMQPNALPISGGVQSRSAMVQTLTCTNPTCSAQCRGRGYRRGSCTIGRCFCSYV is encoded by the exons ATGCGTACAGTAACGCAACTGGTAGCACTCGTTGGTGTGACATTAGTACTGCTGCTAGTATTCACCGAGGTGGCAGCCTCCAGTCCTCTGTCGCTGA ATTCTCCAGACATACAGACACGCATGCAGCCCAATGCATTACCCATTTCGGGTGGTGTTCAATCCCGTAGCGCCATGGTCCAGACACTCACCTGCACGAATCCTACCTGCTCTGCCCAGTGCCGTGGACGTGGCTATCGTCGAGGATCGTGCACCATCGGGCGTTGCTTCTGTTCGTACGTTTAG